One window from the genome of Salvia miltiorrhiza cultivar Shanhuang (shh) chromosome 7, IMPLAD_Smil_shh, whole genome shotgun sequence encodes:
- the LOC130994039 gene encoding DELLA protein GAI1-like has protein sequence MPDFDHFFDSSTIDNSSVNQMVVDSDLTAIPGQAVYPRTKPPHQTQPLPKKLKLSPPTESVVLVDSQENGIRLVHSLMACAEAVHQENFKLAEALVKNIGFLAVSQPGAMRKVATYFAEALARRIYKLYPINQLDSAFTDLLQMHFYETCPYLKLAHFTANQAILEAFAGKDRVHGIEN, from the coding sequence ATGCCCGATTTCGATCATTTCTTCGATTCCTCCACCATAGATAACTCCAGCGTCAACCAAATGGTGGTCGACTCTGATCTCACCGCCATCCCGGGACAAGCAGTCTACCCTAGGACCAAACCCCCACATCAGACGCAGCCGCTGCCCAAGAAATTGAAACTTTCGCCGCCGACCGAGTCGGTTGTCCTGGTTGACTCGCAGGAGAACGGCATCAGACTGGTTCATTCCTTGATGGCCTGCGCGGAGGCCGTACATCAAGAGAATTTCAAATTAGCTGAAGCTCTTGTGAAAAATATCGGATTTTTAGCTGTATCGCAGCCAGGGGCGATGCGAAAAGTGGCTACCTATTTCGCTGAAGCCCTGGCCAGGAGAATTTACAAATTGTATCCCATAAATCAGCTCGACTCTGCCTTCACCGATTTGTTGCAAATGCACTTCTACGAGACCTGCCCCTATCTCAAATTAGCACATTTCACTGCAAATCAAGCAATTCTGGAAGCATTTGCCGGTAAAGATCGAGTCCATgggattgaaaattaa
- the LOC130994036 gene encoding L-galactose dehydrogenase-like has protein sequence MSYIVSTKCGRYKEGFDFSAERVTRSIDESLERLQLDYIVTETIPALVKLKEAGKAKFTYVLDRVPPGTVDVILSYCHYGVNDSTLEDLIPYLKSKASVELKAACQDAAAYCKEKGKNISKLSLQYSLSNKDISILVGMNSVTQVDENVELQ, from the exons ATGAGTTACATTGTGTCGACAAAATGTGGAAGGTACAAAGAAGGTTTCGATTTTAGTGCTGAAAGAGTGACGAGGAGCATTGATGAGAGCCTGGAGAGGTTGCAGCTTGATTAT ATTGTGACTGAGACCATTCCTGCACTTGTTAAATTGAAGGAAGCAGGAAAGGCTAAATTCACTTATGTTCTGGATAGAGTTCCACCTGGAACAGTTGATGTAATCCTATCATATTGTCACTACGGTGTAAATGACTCCACTTTGGAGGATCTCATCCCTTATTTGAAGAGCAAGGCTTCCGTGGAACTCAAG GCTGCATGTCAAGATGCTGCTGCTTATTGTAAAGAGAAAGGAAAGAATATATCTAAACTATCTTTGCAATACAGCTTATCAAATAAAGATATTTCTATCTTGGTTGGGATGAATTCAGTCACACAG GTTGATGAAAATGTAGAGCTGCAATAG
- the LOC130994038 gene encoding uncharacterized protein LOC130994038, translating into MDGKDIQSDLHALQRLYGLLKKDGDEASDSGSDSLDAHTRIFLKNLLDVATKRVLKPKHISFVEVQCKIRQAETSGALSPARLQQLDEAASEERPTTRSRLSIAVEGDQSSDGRLTPEWSQAGAMEQSIHRVPSIGQKRCRICQRNTVKQLGSTGATHFHEVARNSNTYADHQYRQNSVGIREKEIVWLSRNMSDDSKCEKRRQRPSDLNIIGGADISPDRMATDISKMCHSNMETISKPEEPDCLSQEASKAIQQIELCMSALRMGEDRLHLFETTSSTQQQHRVPETESAVQTEYDAAPSVGASLGENLMTRKNLLCEISGQRVMDDIVYPVQQVPRTTAEVGNQPHLPNSYMPSGVALIPNQTSYITPCWPATSSASNIESPYQSRTVVEEEESKPSFSFMNPKNHPPLINKKAIHLLASSSFHENQSDARDKDIHQTAGGRTSLQNLESDGTATNSYSSWSSQQTSSLDSNSEDDSVTDGGREHQYVTWSKSSGSWDTPLSNGSGSHNSRYRSYSDEEVYSSSSGEGAREVAASSSSRNEEYSSYEQPIRGHVRPMHSTSKKSGLSRVEKAYGINLKKQSGILKRLKDRLAVVFHHHHHHHHHHHHHHHHHNRGDRTNDETNMSCSSSFDKHKGKAISPKRQDEAYGGAKAVEKVGKSKIGEKRRQSHFRGLMGGLVRHVRHSKQSKRTSEHGPKRTVKKSHWWQLLQQHQRSKLPAKALLKLGPGKKKACLKALPK; encoded by the exons ATGGATGGGAAGGACATCCAATCAGATCTTCATGCCCTTCAAAGACTCTACGGGCTTCTCAAAAAAGATGGAGACGAAGCTTCGGACTCCGGCTCTGATTCG CTAGATGCGCACACTCGGATTTTCTTAAAGAATCTTTTGGATGTGGCGACTAAAAGAGTCCTCAAGCCGAAACATATCTCTTTTGTTGAGGTCCAATGCAAGATCC GTCAAGCCGAAACATCAGGGGCACTTTCTCCTGCTCGGCTTCAGCAACTAGATGAGGCAGCCTCCGAGGAACGGCCTACAACACGTTCAAGATTGTCAATAGCCGTGGAAGGTGATCAAAGTTCTGATGGCAGACTCACTCCTGAATGGAGTCAAGCAGGTGCCATGGAACAATCAATTCATAGAGTGCCTTCAATTGGACAGAAACGTTGCAGGATTTGTCAAAGGAACACTGTCAAACAACTTGGATCCACAGGGGCGACACATTTTCACGAAGTGGCTCGGAACTCAAACACATATGCTGATCATCAGTATCGGCAGAACAGTGTAGGGATTCGTGAGAAGGAAATTGTATGGTTATCAAGAAACATGTCAGATGATTCAAAGTGTGAGAAGCGGAGGCAAAGACCGTCTGACTTGAACATAATTGGAGGTGCAGACATTTCACCTGATAGAATGGCAACTGACATCTCAAAAATGTGTCATTCTAATATGGAAACCATCAGTAAACCTGAGGAACCTGACTGCTTATCTCAAGAAGCTTCCAAAGCGATCCAGCAGATTGAATTATGTATGTCAGCATTGCGTATGGGAGAAGATCGATTGCACTTGTTTGAGACGACTTCTTCTACTCAGCAGCAGCATCGTGTTCCAGAAACAGAGTCAGCCGTGCAGACAGAATACGATGCAGCTCCAAGCGTTGGTGCAAGCTTAGGTGAAAATCTGATGACCAGAAAAAATTTGTTGTGTGAAATTTCAGGCCAAAGGGTTATGGATGATATCGTCTATCCAGTGCAGCAAGTGCCTAGAACGACAGCCGAAGTGGGAAACCAACCACATTTGCCCAACAGTTATATGCCTAGCGGTGTTGCACTAATTCCAAATCAGACATCCTATATTACACCCTGTTGGCCAGCCACTTCTTCTGCTTCTAACATTGAGAGTCCTTATCAAAGCCGGACTGTTGTGGAGGAAGAAGAAAGCAAGCCATCATTCAGCTTCATGAATCCAAAAAACCACCCACCTCTCATAAATAAGAAAGCGATTCACCTTTTAGCAAGCTCAAGCTTCCATGAAAACCAGTCGGATGCACGGGATAAGGACATTCACCAGACAGCTGGAGGAAGGACTTCTTTGCAGAATCTAGAATCAGACGGTACAGCTACTAACTCCTACTCCAGCTGGAGCAGTCAGCAAACAAGCAGTCTTGATAGCAATAGTGAAGATGATTCGGTGACAGATGGGGGTAGAGAGCATCAGTATGTTACTTGGAGTAAAAGCAGTGGAAGTTGGGATACCCCTCTGTCTAATGGAAGTGGGAGCCACAACAGCCGTTATAGGAGCTACAGCGACGAAGAGGTTTACTCCTCATCTAGCGGAGAGGGAGCTCGTGAAGTAGCTGCCAGTAGCAGCAGTAGAAATGAGGAGTATTCATCGTATGAACAACCAATCCGAGGTCATGTGAGGCCCATGCACTCCACATCAAAGAAATCAGGCCTCAGCAGGGTCGAGAAAGCTTATGGCATCAACCTCAAAAAGCAATCTGGGATACTGAAGAGGCTGAAAGATAGGCTGGCAGTAGtcttccaccaccaccaccaccaccatcaccaccaccaccaccaccaccaccaccataaTCGTGGTGATCGTACTAATGATGAGACAAATATGAGCTGTAGCTCGTCCTTTGACAAGCACAAAGGGAAAGCCATAAGTCCTAAAAGACAAGATGAGGCATATGGAGGAGCAAAGGCTGTGGAAAAGGTTGGAAAATCCAAGATTGGTGAGAAAAGGCGGCAGAGCCATTTCCGTGGGCTGATGGGAGGTCTGGTGAGGCACGTTCGACACTCAAAGCAGTCGAAACGGACTAGTGAGCATGGGCCGAAGAGGACAGTGAAGAAGTCTCACTGGTGGCAGCTGCTGCAACAGCATCAACGGTCCAAGTTGCCTGCGAAAGCTCTTTTAAAGCTTGGACCAGGTAAGAAGAAAGCCTGCTTAAAAGCTCTCCCAAAATGA